In Salvia miltiorrhiza cultivar Shanhuang (shh) chromosome 4, IMPLAD_Smil_shh, whole genome shotgun sequence, the DNA window gttatttttgcatcgatgatcggaataattgagctagggtggacttaattgattgctggaattcttttattaattgttggaatttttattcatcttttgattaattggaaaaattggtttattcggattttatttatttaattttaagtttagtaatttccatattttcttctcaaaatttcgtgGTTACTTTGCAGACTTTAATTggagaaattctcgccagtcccttgggagacgattttgcttactgctgtctgcgcagtgtgggcataccggctgactgccggatatttttggtgtaaaacgacgcaccaaattttggcgccgttgccggggattggttttaAGCAGGATTTTACTGATTTCAGTCTGTcttttattttaagttattttatttttagtttatgccCCGTTCTTCTCGTACAGGCGTATTAGTTTTTGATCCAGAAATCGAGAAAACCGCACGAAAGTTGAAGAAGCAAGCTAAGGAGTGGAAAAAGAAATCCAATTCTGCTCCACCGAGTCTTGAGGATcaaaaagaaattgaagatcCAATGGGTGACCGTAACAATAGGGATGAGGAGAACGATAGAGAGATCGTTGATCCTCGACAGGAACCACCTCAACTGATCAGAGAGTTAGGCCGTCATAGAAGCAATCGCCCTTTGTGCATTGTCCTTCCTGCCATTAATGGCAACGCTGAAATACGGCCTGGTTTCATTCAAGTGCTACCCAAATTCGGTGATTTACCTGGAGAGAGTGCACACAAGCATCTGGCTGAATTTGATCTAGTTTGCTCAACTCTACGCCCTCATGGTTTtactgaaaataatttgaggctaTTGACTTTTTCTCATACTTTGCAAGGTAGAGCGAGAGATTGGCTTTTTGATCTTCCTCCTGGTTCGATTAGAACTTGGGGAGATTTAGAAGAACAATTCTTGCGAAAATTCTTTCCTGAGTCCAGAGCTGCAAATTTGAGAATGGCCATTAGCAGCATTAAACAGAAGAAGGCGGAGAGTTTAGCCGattattgggagagattccaacagCTGTGTCGCAAGTGTCCTGATCATGGATTTTCTGACTACCAATTGCTTACTAACTATTTTTATCGtggtatgtcttcttttgataggaAAATTGTTGACGCTGCTTGTGGTGGAAGCTTGACCAATAAAACTTTGGACGAAGCAAAGCAACTCATCGTTGACATGGTTTCAAATGGCCAAcaatatgaggatgaggatgatgatcgtTATAGGCCAGTGCAGAAAGTAGAAGATTCCAACATGAACGAGAGAATTGATGCTCTCACCTCTTTAGTTAGAGGACTTGCTGTCTCTAAAACTCAACACGTTCAATGTGGAatttgctttgaaaataatcatcCTACTGATGCATGTCCATCTCTGCAGGATAATAATACTGAGCAAGCGTGCATGGGATCCGCTGATGAGCAAGAGATGAACGCACAAAGGCAAAGGCGAAACGACCCTTTTTCCAACACCTACAATCCAGGGTGGAGAAATCACCCAAATTTTAGGTGGAGACAGCAGGAACCAGGGATGTACGCGCCGAATCCGCCGCAGGCTGGACAGTATGCCCATACCGCACGTCCTGCACCGAGTTCTGCACCCAATATGAGCGATATCATGAAGAGCCTCGCCCAGAGCAGTGAAATTGTGAAGAATTTGGTGCAAAGTCAGCAGGCATTCCAGCATGAAACCCAGGCAGCGTTGAGTAATATGGGCACACAAATCACGCAGTTAGCCACTCAGGTGAACAAGCTGCAGGCGAATCAAGGCCGACTTCCTTCTGTCACGGAGATGAATCCCAAGGAAAATGCAAGTGCTGTAAATACAAGAAGTGGGAGAATTCTAGCTGAGCCACAGCCTAAGCAGTAGGACAAAGAAAAGCCCGATGAAGCCAAGGACGATGCAATTAGTGAAAAGTCACCAGAATCCACCGAGCCTATCTCTTCTAAGGTAAGTGGAAAACCTAAGGTTTCAATTCCTCAATCACTGATtgcaccaccttttccttcTAGGTTGGCTCAGAACaagagaattgaagaagagaaggatATTCTGGAAATCTTCAAGAAGGTAGAAATAAACTTGCCCTTGCTTGATGCAATTAAGCAAGTTCCCAGGTACGCAAAGTTTTTAAAAGAGTTATGCTCTAAGAAAATGAAGTTTGGGAATGATGCGAGAATTCGAGTGAGTGAGAATGTTTCTGCTGTTCTTCAAAGAAAATTACCCCAAAAATGTCGAGATCCTGGTatgttcaccattccatgcATTATAGGTAATAAGACTGTTGAGAGAGCCATGCTAGATTTAGGAGCatccataaatgtcatgccttatTCTGTGTATAAGGATTTGCAATTAGGACCTTTGAAAGACACTCGTGTTATCATTCAGTTAGCTGATAGGTCTACTGCATATCCCGAAGGTGTTGTTGAGGATGTCCTTGTCAAGGtcaatgatttgatttttcctgtgGATTTTTATATTGTTGATATGGATGATTCTGCTAAGCAATCCTTGATTCTTTTAGGGAGACCATTCATGAAAACTGCTAAGGCAAAAATTGATGTGGATAGTGGAATGCTTAGCCTTGAATTTGATGGAGATATTgtcacatttaatatttttgaggcTATGAAGCATGTTGAGGATCCTGAATCTGTGTTCATGATTGATGTTATTGACCCTTTGGTTGAGGAATTTGTTAAGAATTTCAGGGAGGATGAGCTTGAGCAGGTTATTTTCAGTTCCCTAACTGAAGAGAACACCAAAACTGAGGAGAATGAAGCCATTAGAGAGATCATCATGCAGCTGTACTCAACGGAGGAAATTCCAATTCGGCACCTGTCGAGCAGGATGCCCATACCGACCAGCACAGAACCGATTTTGCCCTCTGTTGTGAAGCCACCGAAGCTGGACTTGAAGGTACTGCCCCAGCATCTGAAATATGTGTTTTTAGGAGAGGATGACACGCTACCAGTGATCATCAACAATGAACTCAGTGCAGAACAAGAGGTAAGGTTGGTAAGTCTTCTTAAGATGCATAAATCTGCCATTGGATGGACTATAGCCGATATCAAAGGTATTAGTCCCTCTACTTGCATGCATAGAATCTTACTTGAGCCTAATAGTAAGCCGTCTAGGGATCCTCAACGAAAATTGAACCCTGTCATGAAAGAAGTTGTGCTTAAAGAAATTCTTAAATTGCTTGATCTAGGGATTATTTATCCGATTTCTGATAGTACATGGGTCAGTCCTGTTCATGTGGTTCCTAAGAAGTCTGGTTTTCAATTGGTTAAGAATGAGAAGAATGAGTTGATTCCCATGAGGTTGCAAACTGGTTGGCGTATGTGCATTGATTTTAGGAAGTTGAATAATGCTACTAGGAAAGATCATTTTCCATTACCTTTCATTGATGAGATGCTTGAGCGATTGGCTGGTAAggaattcttttgttttcttgatggctactctggatattttcaaatttttgtagcTCAGGAAGATCAAGAGAAAACCACTTTTACTTGTCCTTTTGGCACTTTTGCATGGCGTCGTATGCCGTTTGGATTATGTAATGCTCCTGGTACTTTTCAGCGTTGTATGATGAGTCTATTTTCTGACATGATTGAGAGTTGCATagaaattttcatggatgattttactGTGCATGGAGACTCTTTTGACCATTGTTTGACTAATCTTGAACAAGTTTTGCAGAGATGTGTCGACACTAATTTGGTGTTGAACTTTGAGAAATGTCATTTCATGGTGAGAGAGGGGATTGTTCTTGGGCATGTGATTTCTACAAGAGGAGTAGAAGTTGATAAGGcgaaaattgatttgattgttAAGTTACCTTATCCTTCTAATGTGAAAGAGATTCGTGCTTTCTTAGGCCATGCAGgtttttataggcgcttcataAAAGACTTCGCAAAGATTGCTCAACCTCTCACTAGGTTGCTTCATCAAGATGTGTCTTTTGTGTTCGATGACAAGTGCAAGGAGGCCTTTGATTTGTTGAAGAGTAGACTCACTTCTGCCCCCATCATTCAGCCACCAATTTGGGGAGAACCTTTTGAAATCATGTGCGATGCAAGCGActacgccgttggagcagtgcTAGGGCAGAAAGTTGGGAAAGAGAGccatgtgatttactatgcttccaaaactctcaacccggctcaatgcaattacacaaccacggagaaggagcttttAGCCATCGTttttgcttgtgaaaaatttagaTCATATTTGATTGGTTCTAAAGTTGTTGTGTACTCTGACCATGCAGCTCTTAAGTATTTGCTCTCTAAGAAAGAATCTAAGCCTCGCTTGATCCGTTGGATTCTACTTTTGCAGGAATTTGACTTGgagattaaagataaaaagggAGCCGAGAACTTGGTAGCTGACCATCTGAGCAGACTGCAGACTGTGTCggacggtatgcccataccagaCGACTTCCCAGACGAACAGCTGCTGCACATCGACGGTAACACTCCCTGGTATGCTGATTTGGTTAATTTTCTAACTGCTGGAGTTTTTCCTAAGGGAATGGAGACAGCCCGTAAGAATAAGTTGAGGAGCCAAGCAAAATACTTCATATGGGATGATCCTTATTTGTGGAAGACTTGTGCGGATCAAGTGATACGACGTTGCATCCCTGATGAGGAGATTCAttccattttgaatttttgccatgctcatgcttgtggaggtcactttggtcCCAAAAGAACGGCACGTAAGATTCTTGATTGTGGTTTTTATTGGGAAACTATTTTTAAAGATTCTtacaatttctgcaaaaattgtGACAAGTGCCAAAGAACAGGTAATATCTCTTCTCGCAATGAAATGCCTCAAGTCCCTATTTTGGTTTGTGAAATCTTTGACGTTTGGGGGATGGATTTTATGGGGCCGTTTCCTAGTTCTTTTGGAAATTCTTACATCCTTTTGGCTGTTGATTATGTTTCGAAGTGGGTGGAAGTGAAGGCCACCCGCACTAATGACTCTAAAGTTGTTGCAGGGTTCCTTAAGGCTAATATTTTTAACAGATTTGGAGTGCCACGTGCCATCATTAGCGATCAAGGAACTCACTTTTGCAACCGCACTTTGGAAGCACTTTTCAAGAAATATGGAGTCCACCATCGAGTTGCCACGGCATATCATCCACAATCCAACGGTCAGGCTGAAGTTTCTAACCGAGAAATCAAGAGCATCCTTGAAAAAACAGTCAACCCGAGACGAAAGGATTGGAGTTTGAGACTGGACGatgcggtatgggcataccgcacTGCATTCAAGTcaccgattggtatgtctccgtACAGGCTGATTTTTGGGAAGCAATGTCATCTACCTGTTGAGATAGAGCATAAAGCCTTTTGGGCCGTGAAGGAATTCTGTTTGGATGAGAAAGCCGTTGGCAAAGAGCGAAAATTTCAACTGCAAGAATTGGAGGAGATTCGATTGGAGGCGTATGACCATGCAAGTCGCTACAAGGAACGAACCAAATTTCTACATGACAAATACATTCGAAGGAAATCCTTTGAAGTTGGGCAGAAGGTTCTCTTGTTTAACGCACGCTTAAGGATTATGCCAGGAAAATTGAAATCTCGTTGGTTGGGCCCGTTTGAGGTTGTTAGTGTGAGTCCTCATGGAGCTGTGGAAATCCAAAGCCTCGAAACACAAAAGTGTTTTAAGGTTAATGGACAATTACTCAAGCCATACTATGCTGGAGTCGAGATGGAGTCGTTCAATGCGCTCAGCCTGACGTCTCCAACCATTGTCTAAGGAATTTTGAACTTCTTTTCTGTCCAGCCAAGGACGTTAAATAAAGGCGctcatcgggaggcaacccgatttttcttgcccttgttttgtttatttttgtttttttttctctcttaaaaaaaattattaaaaaaaattattattaaaaaaaaaaattatttaaaaaaaaaaaaattgggtgtgTTTTGATCATTTTCGCAGGTTTGGGGGCTATTCTGAAAAAATATATGAAGCTGGGGGCCGCATTGAAGTTACTTAAGAGTTGGGGGACCAATGTACAAAATCTGGAActagggttttattttgaacGCCCTCCAACTCTCCCCACGTTTCCCCCTCCCTTCCCGCTGCTGCAGTTCCGAACGCCCACCACCGCCTGCTGCCAGTTCCTCCCTCAGCCGCGCGTCACCAGTTTTAGCGCCGCAGAACACCACCAGAACACCATCGTGCCACTCCTTTCTCCTTCATCTCCGGTGACCCATTCCTCATCGCCAGAAGCTTCAGCCTCCTCATCCACCTACATGATTCCAGTTCAGGgaagtttctttttttttgcttttcatttttgaaaCTTCTATTTCTTTTAGTTGTCTGCTGTTGTTTCTGTTTTGGTCTGTCATACTCTCACACAATGAGGACATTGTGTTgtccaagtgtgggggggtgtcttTGTTTTGTGTGTCTTTGCTTTGTTGCTATGTTGGTTTTCTTGTCAGTTTCGAGTCCTTTGGCAATTTTTATGATGGATGATGTGAAGAGTTAAGATTAGGATATTGGATTTGGTATGATAGACTGTTGCTCTTGTGATGGAATTATGCATATGTTTGTAGGTGTtcttgtatgagaaaaacgtgcaaaatttgatcaaaattaCTTGAAACCTACTAAATTGTGAGGATTGAGCCCTAATGAGCACACATGACTAGCTCTAATTGTTTCTTTGATGAGTGATTGATTCGAACTTCAATGCCGAATTTCTGGTTTGCCTTGTTGCCATAGTCAAGACTGAGTTTGAGAAtttaatgcatgaaaatgattaaGGCATTTAGGAATAACCATTGTTTGGCCTGAACATATTATCCGAAACTTCACTATTCCCTTAGTGAGCCCGTTTGTGCCTAATTTGCTCCTTTTTGTTTGATGAAAACTCACATATATTGAGCCTTAGCCTGTTTTAGCCTGCTTTTGTCCCTTGAAAACATGTGAATGCACTAGATTATGACGAGATGAGAAGATGAGTACTCCTATAATTTTAGTGTGTTGAGAGATAGTTCATTGATTCTATGGGATATATATgctgttaaaaaaaaaaaaaattgaaaacaaaaaaaaaaaataaaaaaataaaaaagaaaagaaaagaaaaatagagttCTATAATAAAATGCATACGTTTAGAGGATTGTGGATATGTTGAGGAGTTACTCTAGAGTTTTATTGATGGAAGGTCTGGTGTGTTGCATGTTTTCAATCATATATTGAGCCTATTTGATCccctttttcttgttttatccCACCTGTACGTACcatagccccattacaaccaaagtGCAAGACCTTTTGATTTGTGCATTGGTTCCATATTTTGGTGGAGATAGTGACATAACGGCAAGCTATGTTTGAAGGCATAAAGTTGTGAATTGTGTGAATCTATTCTGTCCATATTTGTCTtttgagagaaattgagtgaacTTGGTGAGACATGATTGAATTTGCAcaattttgacttgaatgaagaTCATGTCATAATTTTCTGAGCAAGAGCATGATTAGTGGTTTGTGGATGATTGTATCTTGATCAAGACTTTGAGTATTATCTATCATATTGTTGCCAAAGCTTTGTTTTTGCTGTTTTGAGTCTTCTTTTGTTCCTTCCATGTcgttttgttctttttggtgctcgagggcgagctttgtttaagtgtggggggatttgattgggcgtatttatacgcatttatttgggggattttgGTATGGTTTCTATGTttaattcgtgttaaatatcGTCTTTGGATATGAATTATGGTCTTATATAAATGTTTatggtatttgataggttttggagaaaagTATTGATTtagagaagagttttgaagtCGTGAAGCTGTGTGAAGAGGAAGTTGTGCACGTCTGCCGTGCGGTGTGCCCATTCTGCCTGGGCGTGAATTGATTGCATGGATTGAAGGCTAAAGTGCCGAAAAGAAAGACATGCTGAGCCACCATGTTTGATTTGGACTGATTTTAAGTTAGTTAATTAGCTAGTAGTCCACTAGTTTGTTTTTGTGgactttatattattttttttagttgccTATTTAGACTAGGTTAGTAGGTTTTGATTTTtccttagttatatatatattagctagAGATCAATTTGAGGGAGACTTTGTTTTTTTGAGATATCATACATATTCCAGACGGCAACTTTGAAGCAAATTTGTGGATGCAAATTTGGAGTtctaaattcaagttttattcctTCATCTTTCCtttgcaattaattatttattttgtttgatttatttttattatgagtTCTAGCTAAATTTCTATATTCCGGCattgattagggaagcactagcgaaattattctgtgagatctaattgttcttatactttatttttatgcttgcatctgcgattcttcatgtttaatgatattaattgttttaatccattagatagttgcaaatatttattgggttagaattaattatatagccaattgaaccggccatccgtaattgtggtttaggtttgattagtggtaaattgacacatcagggtcaagggaaaagcagtcttaattcaataatcctgcgtcagagtttattggttttgaatcgggtttctctagatattaatgctaTCGGCTCATTAaatctatagagcgtctcttacggttgtcagtcgattagggtagtaattagtgaagcgtcttcctggttaccgaataattaaggagaaataagatcacgtcagaagcgtcttcggtgattataactggtttgtttgcatgatttaaagttatttttgcatcgatgatcggaataattgagctagggtggacttaattgattgctggaattcttttattaattgttggaatttttattcatcttttgattaattggaaaaattggtttattcggattttatttatttaattttaagtttagtaatttccatattttcttctcaaaatttcgtgGTTACTTTGCAGACTTTAATTggagaaattctcgccagtcccttgggagacgattttgcttactgctgtctgcgcagtgtgggcataccggctgactgccggatatttttggtgtaaaacgacgcaccatgTGGGTATAAGAAGCTCTACAGCCAGGGGTACGGCACGAACACCGCCGCGCTAAGCACGGGCCTGTTCAACAGCGGCCTCAACTGTGTCTCCTGCCACGAGATCCGGTGCGCCGACGAGAAGCGGTGCCTCACCAGTTCAATCACCGTGACCGCCACCAACTTCGCTCAGTACAAAGCCGGAATCGTCCCCGTTTCTTGCCGGAGGTTCTTCCCCAAACCTTAGATTTCAGTTTCccccaatttcaatttcaatttcccCCAAAACAAAACCTAATTTTCTGCAAAATTGGAATTATGGAAACGCAGGGTGGCCTGCAACAGGAAGAGCGGGATCAGGTTCACCAACACCGTGCCTTCGCCTCCAGTTTCGACCTCCGGCAACAACAGCAAAAGTCGTCGccgctctccctctctcttcacgactctctctctcacctctcCTAACAGATCGAAACAGGGGGGTCAAGGTCGAAAATAGCCGGTAACCTCGCCAGAAATCGCGTGGCTGGGGAAGAAGAGAAGAGGGCCacagaataaaattaaaaaaaaatataaaacggATGGAGTTAACGCTCCGTTAGGGTGAGGGGCCAAGTTGACGAAAATTATAGactttaggggtttagttgacacaccccggcccatagggtgttaatagctaccggggcctctacgttaggggccaaattgatacttaacccttataTAAATatccatttgatgaagtttataaaaagttgatgtgggattgaagattttagaagaaaaaaataagaaaatttaaagtatgatatgatgtacgattgatgtgtcgcatATGTTGTTAATCttatatcgataatatttactctctccgtccctcaaacatctttttttttttctattttggttcgtccccaaaacatcttcctaacctatttttgaaaacaatttcactaattattattcttacaattttgctttttgtgggactcgttctccactttcactaactatcactgttataatttcactttttgtgggactcattctccacttatcaaatgtacataactaacttttattaaaacccgtgtcatcctctcttaggaagatgtttgggggacggggggagtattaagtttgttcaaattctttaaatttcatggataagaaataatttaattaaacatatgtcatctgagtatcatctcatatggacctaataagaccagataatcatatgaagctctaaagaccacatatgacatttgaacgtcaaaattttgaaaatcatattctttggagtttgaaataccacatctaaattttgagcatcatcctgtatggagcttgaagattataacttgtgagtatcattttgtctagaatttgtgaaactatgattaagttatgagaataatctcgtctcaacctttaaacaacatcgtgaaatttgaaatcatattcaatcatatatatatatatatatatatatatatatatatatatatatatatatatatatatagttaattatttaagtaaatacatctatatataaacgtattatatatatacatattaatttgtgagtatgatgtgataaacttaaactaatattatataataaaataaaatacaaatatatatcttttttagatatggaaattgattaaaaatttagaaaaaaaaatatgaatgaatgaagattgaagaaaattaaaatagagtgattatatggcgccacgtaggatatgatttattttgctattatgtatatatagatagattgggcacaggcatgtattttatttatttataatatttagttgaagaatatcttttctaaaaaatgaattgacatttgaattgatttcttttcgtgaattaatttattggtatatttagttgaagaatatcttttctaaaaaatgaattgacatttgaattgattgcttttcgtgaattaatttattggtatactttatttaagttttagtcacacttggaacaatctcaattaagtgggtataagggttcctattctggatgccatcattttattaagttaaatttttcgAGTGAAAAAAGGTGAATTGTGAGGTATGATAAGTTCTTGTTggtcattgagtttatatatataagaaaagttggtaTGAGGTTGAGAGAGATTTCAGGCGTTTGAAAACAGACGAATGGATTCTCGAAGtgctaatgtgttttaatttggctgggttccgataatcaaatggatatgtaggatttataattaaatggatatgttggatttatctaatagttttatacaattatttaatagtacagactttatctaatagttttatacgattatttaatagtatagaatttatctataaatttatatgattatttaatagtttttaaatgtaaaaattgattagaaatgtataaataaataagaatgaatgagaattgaggaaaatcagaatgaagtgattatacgatgccacgtaggataatatttattttgatataatgTAAAatttgattagaaatatataaataaataagaatgaatgagaattgaggaaaattagaatgaagtgattatacga includes these proteins:
- the LOC131022149 gene encoding uncharacterized protein LOC131022149 encodes the protein MPRSSRTGVLVFDPEIEKTARKLKKQAKEWKKKSNSAPPSLEDQKEIEDPMGDRNNRDEENDREIVDPRQEPPQLIRELGRHRSNRPLCIVLPAINGNAEIRPGFIQVLPKFGDLPGESAHKHLAEFDLVCSTLRPHGFTENNLRLLTFSHTLQGRARDWLFDLPPGSIRTWGDLEEQFLRKFFPESRAANLRMAISSIKQKKAESLADYWERFQQLCRKCPDHGFSDYQLLTNYFYRGMSSFDRKIVDAACGGSLTNKTLDEAKQLIVDMVSNGQQYEDEDDDRYRPVQKVEDSNMNERIDALTSLVRGLADNNTEQACMGSADEQEMNAQRQRRNDPFSNTYNPGWRNHPNFRWRQQEPGMYAPNPPQAGQYAHTARPAPSSAPNMSDIMKSLAQSSEIVKNLVQSQQAFQHETQAALSNMGTQITQLATQVNKLQANQGRLPSVTEMNPKENASAVNTRSGRILAEPQPKQ